In the Magnolia sinica isolate HGM2019 chromosome 15, MsV1, whole genome shotgun sequence genome, one interval contains:
- the LOC131227974 gene encoding fasciclin-like arabinogalactan protein 21 gives MAVPTHSGLALVVLLTLVISQTTAITQPPLQEDHRSSTSPSYPPSQDLHDSSTSTNTISHGLLAPILGNLGFQELALAVPSLSQSSLTRWVGPATVFAPADDSIRTCPACSVPRILREHIVPGVFSLRYLSKLAFGTKIETISPERCITVTTSISAVDNVTRIFVDGVEITQPDLFNDGTIVIHGLRGYISTLSPLSCKRERMPNPLSSPPSLASAAASSIVRLMLRDAMLRLRDTGYSVLSLALRVKYAELLNLQNMTIFALDDASIFAGGHSYVSNVRFHIVPNRFLMHADLLRMPVGTTLQTLVHGQALVLTGAADALRINYVPLKIPDAMYNLKIVVHNIFLPFPHLQLMPFGASEVANDNGIFESSVSERRHEACSMAPAVVPMVEAEDDGL, from the coding sequence ATGGCCGTTCCAACTCACTCTGGACTCGCTCTCGTCGTCCTCCTGACTCTCGTCATCTCCCAAACCACCGCCATCACCCAACCCCCTCTGCAAGAAGACCACCGCTCATCGACAAGTCCCTCATACCCACCGAGTCAAGACCTCCATGACTCGTCCACCTCCACCAACACCATCTCCCACGGGCTCCTGGCCCCGATCCTCGGCAACCTCGGGTTCCAGGAACTCGCCCTGGCCGTGCCTTCCCTCTCCCAGTCCTCCCTCACACGATGGGTGGGGCCCGCCACCGTCTTCGCCCCAGCCGACGATTCGATCCGCACGTGCCCGGCCTGCTCCGTCCCTCGCATCCTCCGCGAGCACATTGTCCCCGGCGTCTTCTCCCTTCGCTACCTCTCCAAGCTCGCCTTCGGCACCAAGATCGAGACGATCAGCCCCGAACGCTGCATCACTGTCACCACCTCGATCTCAGCCGTCGACAACGTCACCAGGATCTTCGTCGATGGCGTCGAGATCACCCAGCCCGATCTCTTCAACGACGGCACGATCGTCATCCACGGTCTCCGGGGCTACATCTCCACTCTCTCCCCTCTCTCCTGCAAGAGAGAGAGGATGCCGAACCCTCTCTCCTCGCCCCCTTCCCTCGCTTCCGCAGCTGCCTCCTCTATCGTGCGCCTGATGCTGCGGGACGCTATGCTGCGCCTGAGGGACACTGGGTACAGCGTCCTCTCCCTTGCGCTGAGGGTGAAGTACGCCGAGCTGTTGAACCTCCAGAACATGACGATCTTCGCGCTGGACGACGCCTCGATCTTCGCAGGGGGGCACTCGTACGTTAGCAACGTGCGCTTCCACATCGTGCCCAACCGGTTCCTGATGCACGCGGATCTGCTCCGCATGCCGGTGGGGACCACTCTGCAGACGCTGGTGCACGGGCAGGCCCTGGTGCTAACGGGCGCCGCGGATGCGCTGAGGATCAACTACGTCCCGCTGAAGATCCCTGACGCGATGTACAATCTCAAGATCGTCGTGCACAACATCTTCCTGCCGTTCCCGCATCTGCAACTGATGCCGTTTGGAGCGTCGGAGGTGGCGAACGACAATGGGATCTTTGAATCATCGGTGAGCGAGAGACGCCATGAGGCGTGCTCGATGGCGCCGGCGGTGGTGCCGATGGTCGAGGCGGAAGATGATGGCCTGTGA